A window from Pokkaliibacter sp. MBI-7 encodes these proteins:
- the lptE gene encoding LPS assembly lipoprotein LptE → MRFWIVLLSALWLAGCGFQLRGAQNGETGLVMPVKAKSPLEERVQAKLTQLGIDGSYHGGDYMQIMYVDERRDRSLLGSDGSATEYLLTTTLTYKLVNPSADTPNVPKKLRLERTYRYNQDTLLASDTQEAQIRDEMLGELLNQLLMRYRAAEHRVEPRE, encoded by the coding sequence ATGCGTTTTTGGATAGTGCTGTTGAGTGCCCTGTGGCTGGCTGGTTGTGGTTTCCAGCTGCGTGGCGCCCAGAATGGCGAAACCGGTCTGGTGATGCCAGTGAAAGCCAAATCCCCTCTGGAAGAACGGGTTCAGGCCAAGCTGACACAATTGGGTATTGATGGCAGCTACCATGGCGGCGACTACATGCAGATCATGTATGTGGACGAGCGTCGTGACCGCAGTCTGTTGGGCAGTGATGGCTCTGCAACTGAATATCTGCTGACCACCACGCTGACCTACAAGCTGGTCAACCCCTCGGCTGACACGCCTAATGTGCCGAAGAAGCTGCGACTGGAACGCACTTATCGTTACAACCAGGACACACTGCTGGCTTCTGATACTCAGGAAGCTCAGATACGCGATGAGATGCTGGGCGAACTGCTCAATCAGCTGCTGATGCGCTATCGTGCAGCGGAACACCGTGTTGAACCCCGCGAGTAA
- the holA gene encoding DNA polymerase III subunit delta, which translates to MKLKAEQLDSHLDKGLSPVYMLTGDEPLLMQECADQIRSQARKRGFGDREVFHVESGFNWEQVLASANSLSLFAEQKLLDVRLSGKPNDQGSKALLEYASRPPQDTVLLLTLPKLDSSAMKAKWVNAIEQAGVLIQIWPMDAQGLPRWLAQRAKQKGLRLTTAAVEVLAQRVEGNLLAAMQELDMLALVSDGAEIDDEQILDLVGNHARHDVYDLCRVAFSGDWPATLRILSHLRQDGAEPTLMLWALTRELRDLLQLLRLQRDGMNFDNACRQARIFPQQRQIPLRKAAQRCRPVLLMALLRQAQQLDVFSKTGQTALFWTELELWLSHLTGHPLPLPFYRQ; encoded by the coding sequence ATGAAGCTCAAAGCTGAGCAACTCGACTCTCACCTCGATAAAGGTCTGTCACCGGTCTATATGCTGACCGGTGACGAGCCTTTACTGATGCAGGAATGTGCCGACCAGATCCGTAGCCAGGCGCGCAAGCGTGGCTTCGGTGACCGGGAGGTTTTTCATGTGGAGTCCGGCTTCAACTGGGAACAGGTGCTGGCCTCTGCCAATAGCCTCTCTCTGTTTGCAGAGCAAAAGCTGCTGGATGTCAGGCTGTCAGGCAAGCCGAACGATCAAGGCAGCAAGGCACTGCTTGAGTACGCCTCACGTCCGCCACAGGACACGGTGTTACTGCTTACCTTACCCAAACTCGACAGCAGTGCGATGAAGGCCAAGTGGGTCAATGCTATCGAGCAGGCCGGTGTGCTGATACAAATCTGGCCAATGGATGCTCAGGGGCTCCCTCGCTGGCTGGCTCAACGTGCCAAGCAAAAGGGCCTGCGCCTGACAACCGCAGCAGTGGAAGTCCTGGCACAACGAGTAGAGGGAAACCTGCTCGCCGCTATGCAGGAGCTGGATATGCTGGCTCTGGTCAGTGATGGCGCCGAAATCGATGATGAACAGATCCTCGATCTGGTAGGTAACCACGCGCGTCATGACGTCTACGATCTGTGTCGAGTTGCTTTCAGTGGCGACTGGCCAGCGACGCTGCGCATCCTGTCACACCTACGTCAGGACGGCGCCGAGCCCACATTGATGTTATGGGCATTAACTCGTGAGTTACGTGATCTGCTGCAACTGCTACGCCTGCAACGTGACGGTATGAACTTTGACAATGCCTGCCGACAGGCCAGGATATTTCCTCAACAGCGCCAGATTCCTCTTCGCAAAGCAGCGCAGCGTTGCCGCCCGGTATTACTGATGGCTCTGCTGCGACAGGCTCAGCAACTGGATGTCTTTAGTAAGACAGGGCAGACCGCCCTGTTCTGGACTGAACTGGAATTGTGGCTATCTCATCTGACAGGCC